The DNA region CAAAGAGGTTCAGGTTGGATCTGGTCGTGAATGCCATGACGTTCTATGGATATAAAAACAGAGTAGTCAGGATGATGAGGGACGGAAATCAGTATAGGCCCTTCATACACGTCAAGGATGTTTCCAGAGCCTTAATTCAAGCTATTGAGTCAAACGATGATATTGGCGGCAGACCAATCAATGTAGGAAATGAGAGGCTTAACATGCAGATAAAGGATATTGCTACCATCATTATGCATAAACTTGGAAAGGATACAAAATTAGAATTATATGGCGACCCAGATAATAGATCCTATCAGGTAAAATTCGATGCGGCGCGAGACCTACTCAAGTTCGAGACAAAGTTCGATCTGGAATACGGGGTTGATGAAATCATTGATAAATGTAAAGAAGGATTAGATGATTTACCTCAGATGCATACCGTCAATTATTATAAGACGTTGCTGAATGCTGAGGACTCGATAGCAAAATATTTGAATCTGAAGCCTAAGATAATTTTCTGATCATTCTTTTTCTTTATGGGTTTATTATTTTTTATCACGAGAGACCTGTATCTTAATGTAATTTGACCTATGCAGGCAGGATGGAGAATCTGAAAGGCGTAGTGCGTGATTTCATAAAGGGCAATATCGCTTCATCATTTCCTGATAAACTCGTGAAGAAATATAAACAGGATGTCGTTGTAAATTTTGCAGCGGAATCGCATGTCGGTCGATAAATGATCCAAACTCATTCATACGCAAGAATGTTTTCGGTCTGGTCAACTTGCTGGAGCTATCAAGGAGATACGATTTCCGTAACTTACACATATCTACGGACGAGGTCTACGGCGAGAGCGAGGCGGATTATATAGCATTAATGATTCGAAGCTAATGCCATCTTCGTCGTATCCGCATCCAAGGCGTTCGCCGATATGATCTTAAAATCTTACGTGAGGACTTATGGAACTGACGCAATAATCATACGCGCATCTAACACATATGGAGAAAAACAGTATCCAGAGGAGCTCATACCGAAGGCTATAATCCGTGGTCTACTTGGCAAGGAAGTACCAGTATACGGGAGCGGGGATCAGCAGAGGAACTGGCTGTACGTTAAAGATTTTGTTAACGTAACTAAAAGTCTGAGCGAAGAAGGCAGGAAAGGCGAGGACAACATCTCAGGTGATAACGTAAGAACGAATCTAGAGATCCTCGGGGCCATATCGAAATATGTAACTCTGAAGCTGAAGCATGTGGGCGATAGGCCTGGACATTATATAGCATATAAGATGAAGAACACGAAGATAACGTTTGAAAGAACACCATTAGAATCGGGCATCAAGGAAACCGTTGAATGGTACAGATCGAATGAATGGTGGTGGAAACCGCTGATAGATGATCCGTATTTCACGAAGGACGAGGAATGGAAGATTAATTCAGTGTAATTTGAAAATAATTATAGGCATCAGTTTCTAACCCTCTATGAAGATTGAAATGTAATTATTCCAGTATTCGTTTATAACCTCAGTCGCATTGAGGTCTTTCTGCATAGACGATTCATTCTCTATTTTCTATGAGTTTTGTGAATTCCAAAGCAACATCATGCCATGTTACTACTGCACTTTTCTGCTTTTCCAATATCTCCACTCTTAAATCTGCATTTGACATAAGAGTGGATAATGATTTCACTATGCACCTTTCATCATTAACATCGCAGACGAAAGAACCGAATTTTTGGTAATGAATTCCACAGCCAGCCTCGGTGATAACCATCGAAAGACCATAATGAACTGCCTCGGTCCTCGCTATTTCAAAGCTCCCCCATCTTGATAAAAGGCAGAATATCGATGCCTGCCGATATTCCTTGATCAGCTCCTCATAGCTCACATCTGTTTTCAGCTCAACGGAGTTGCCAAGATTTAGATCGCTTATCTGCTTCTTTAATGAATTCATGTAGGATTCATCACTTGACGATCCGATTATCCTTAACTTCCACTCCTGGAATTTATCTTTTAGTTTCGAGAATACTTTTATCAATATATCATGTCCCTTCTGAGGATGAATCCGACCTACACTGAGAATAACATTCCGTCTCATTTCATAAGCATTTACTTCGCCCCCATCGATATTAGAAAGTACCCCATTTGGCACTATTACATATTTGTCTTTATATCGATTAATAATTTTTGGCTCTATCAGTTCGACATAAGTGCATTCAGATTCGCATGCTATTTTGTCAAATAGTCTTGTGAACATATAGCGATAAAATACAGGAATAAAGTGATCTTTCGTAATCCTTAGAGAGTCAGGATCAGCATCCAGTTTTAGGATCAATTTGATGTACGATTGACGACTAAGTTTCGTATATATCCTCAAAAGAAATGCGAATAAAATGGCCTCAATTTCTGTGTGTTCGATGATCAGAGCTTTAGGTCTGTATTTATGTATGACCTTTAACATATTTAGGAGACCTATTAGCCTGTTTCTAGGCTTGGATATTGTGCTTTCAGTTGCTTCCTCATAGGTTTGTATGATGTTCAAATTGCTCATTGTATGGCTTGAATTAAATCTCCCAACTACCAAGGTGACCATATATCCTAAGTTGCTTAACTTAGCAGGGATAGAGCTATGGTCCTTTTTTCTAGTGAACATCAAGAAAGATAGAAACTGGCCACCAAAATTATTACGTTTTCTGAGGACATCGTTGAGTTATATCAGTTAGTAGTTTAAATTCTTGCGCTGTTGATGATTCAGATTGAATCCTTAAATGAACGGTATGAGAAAAATTAATATTGCACATTCATTATTGTTGGATCACAATCTATGGTGCCTAGACTTTATGTAAGCTAAAGAAGAAACCTCAGTGAATATGTCCCTTGGTCCATCTTTACTTTTTTGTTCGATTCTCTAATTTCGATTTTTCAAACTCTATAATGTATCTGCACCTTCATTATTTGCATAGCATATGCGGAATATTTCAAATCAGTGAAATGATTATCTATACAGACTAATCTGCCATAGGGATCATAGTAATCTCACAGGATTATGATTACAGATCGATCTTCATGAAAATGAATAGGAGATATAGATTACAGGACAGACGAAATTATTAATTATGATTTCCCACTCTCCTAATAAATATGGTAGAGAATGAATTAATGAATTTATATAAATCAGAGAATATTTCCGATATATTGCAGTTTTATCGGCATTTTGATAACGTATCAGATCTCATAGGATGGATGCAAGGAATTCCGAAGTCTAAACCGAATATAAAGATCATTGAAGGTGAAAATTCTGATATAGCCGTCTTGTGCCCACGGCTGATGCTGAAAGCAGGTTAGCAGGCAATATAAAAAGAATCTTTAAGGGATTCCTAATTTGCTTTGTTGAAGATAATTCTAAATTTTTTAGATTGTCCTATAGCTATAATTATGGCCTAGAAGCTTTGAAACGCTTTGATCCAAGTTAGGTTATTTTCAGTAACGATGATATGGTTGAAAGGGATTCGCCGGAAAGACTTAGACAAGAAATTTATATGAAATCAGATAATAAAATACTATTCGCTAGAATGTCAGATAGAAGTTCTCATTCTAACACTTGGGTAATTGGACATTACACCTTGCCAAACAGACTTACGTATTTTATAATGAATCATGAGTTTGCAATGTTAGAAAGGAAATACAACATAAATGTGAGCATCAATGAAAAAAAGAGATAGCTCATCAATCATGAAATTTATCAATGGGATCAGATCAGAATACCAAATCATAAATGTAGGAGACTTTTCTATATTTTCTAAAGCTCTTCTAAAACAACTTAACTATAAGCCTTGGGATGATACATATATACATGGCTATGAAGATATTGACCTTTCTTTGCGTCTGCTAAAGGAAGGAATCTACAACAGCGCTTCTTTTTTAAATTATGATATTGGAAGCATGGAATCTGCCACGGCAGGAAGATCAAAATTGAGATCCCTAAGAGACATAGCTAATAAAGCTTATTTCAATTTAAAATTCAAAAAGTCTTTCGAAGGAAAACACCGATCTAGTAGCAGCGCACTCAAATTGCTGTAATTTCAAAAAGATCATGCTCAACTTCAATCCACTCAACATTTCATATGACTTTTTTCTGTGATTAGTTGTATAAAATCCTTTTATAGATGCCATGAAAAAGTTCTTTTGACCACACTTGTATGACGGTGCAAGCGTGAGAGTCGGATAGGCAGCAGATAATTAACTTGACCTGAGAGGTCGCTAGATAGATTTGCTGCCCTTCGATTCTCAACTAACTGAAAGAAGGGTGAATAGAAGACGGTCGAACATGTTTCCGACCCTAACTCTCACGAACCACTATTGGAGGTGATCAGTATCTATATCTCGGTTATGGATAGTTTAAGTTTAAACACATGTAAAGAGATATATATAACGAATAATTTATATAAATATATAAAGGAGGTAATGTAAATGCCGGGAAGAGTATACTCAAGCTAGGAGAAATACAAAATTATAATGGAGTCATTCCAGAATCCCAATATTACAATAGCAGCAATATGCAGGGAGCGTGGAATAGCAGTATCACTGTTCTATAAATGGAAGGATCAGTTCCTGGATGGTGGAAGAAAGGACTTGGAAGGTAAGGATCTGGATAAGTCCCTGGTTAAGGAGGTTGAAAGTCTAAAATCAATAATAGGTGAAATGATCATAGCAAATGAAATTTTAAAAAAATTATATGAGGAGGAAAAGATGAGTTCAGTGGATGAGATGAATGATAATGGAATAGAAGTAAAAAAAGCATGTTATTATTCCGGTATAAACAGATTACGTACTATTACGGGAAGAGGCATGAAAATAAGGAAGATAAGAGGTATATTGATACTGGATCATTCCATAGTTCAATAAAGACAGATTATATCTGGATCAATGAAATCAGCAATTTCAAGGATGGAAAAAGCAATCATAGAAAATGCATTCCATGATTACAACAATATAAGATCGCATTCCACACTGAATTATTATTCATCTGTACAGTTCCTTGATAAATGGAATAATGATGAAAGTTTCAGGGAAATATTATAGAGGATTTTTAAAGAATTTGAAAGATGGCTATAAAAGGGGAAAGAGCAATTATAATAGGAGGTTGATGATAAATGTCTCATAAAATGGAAAGATTTTTGTTTAACAATCACTATTCAACATCAAAAGTCTTGAAAATAAACAAGTCTACACTATA from Picrophilus oshimae DSM 9789 includes:
- a CDS encoding GDP-mannose 4,6-dehydratase; its protein translation is MNDPNSFIRKNVFGLVNLLELSRRYDFRNLHISTDEVYGESEADYIALMIRS
- a CDS encoding glycosyltransferase; this encodes MVVGRFNSSHTMSNLNIIQTYEEATESTISKPRNRLIGLLNMLKVIHKYRPKALIIEHTEIEAILFAFLLRIYTKLSRQSYIKLILKLDADPDSLRITKDHFIPVFYRYMFTRLFDKIACESECTYVELIEPKIINRYKDKYVIVPNGVLSNIDGGEVNAYEMRRNVILSVGRIHPQKGHDILIKVFSKLKDKFQEWKLRIIGSSSDESYMNSLKKQISDLNLGNSVELKTDVSYEELIKEYRQASIFCLLSRWGSFEIARTEAVHYGLSMVITEAGCGIHYQKFGSFVCDVNDERCIVKSLSTLMSNADLRVEILEKQKSAVVTWHDVALEFTKLIENRE
- a CDS encoding NAD-dependent epimerase/dehydratase family protein, which gives rise to MFVVSASKAFADMILKSYVRTYGTDAIIIRASNTYGEKQYPEELIPKAIIRGLLGKEVPVYGSGDQQRNWLYVKDFVNVTKSLSEEGRKGEDNISGDNVRTNLEILGAISKYVTLKLKHVGDRPGHYIAYKMKNTKITFERTPLESGIKETVEWYRSNEWWWKPLIDDPYFTKDEEWKINSV
- a CDS encoding glycosyltransferase family 2 protein, translated to MKKRDSSSIMKFINGIRSEYQIINVGDFSIFSKALLKQLNYKPWDDTYIHGYEDIDLSLRLLKEGIYNSASFLNYDIGSMESATAGRSKLRSLRDIANKAYFNLKFKKSFEGKHRSSSSALKLL